In Sulfitobacter sp. W027, a single window of DNA contains:
- the cobO gene encoding cob(I)yrinic acid a,c-diamide adenosyltransferase — translation MSDADPQDHKEKMQQRQAEQRAKVAELQDPEKGLVLVHTGPGKGKSSSAFGVVVRALGWKQRVGVVQFIKGKWKTGERLFFEQLDEVTWHTMGEGFTWDTQDRNRDIAAAEAAFGKAREMMESGDYDLVVMDEINIAIRYEYLKIEDVIAGLDARDKRTAVVLTGRDARPELCDYADLVTEMSEVKHPFKAGIKAQRGVDY, via the coding sequence ATGAGCGATGCGGATCCGCAAGACCACAAGGAAAAGATGCAGCAGCGTCAGGCCGAGCAGCGCGCCAAGGTGGCCGAGCTGCAAGACCCAGAAAAAGGTCTGGTGCTGGTTCACACAGGGCCAGGCAAGGGCAAATCCTCTTCTGCTTTTGGCGTTGTCGTACGCGCCCTTGGATGGAAACAGCGCGTCGGCGTGGTGCAGTTCATCAAGGGCAAATGGAAGACAGGCGAGCGGCTGTTCTTTGAACAGCTGGACGAGGTGACATGGCACACGATGGGCGAAGGTTTCACCTGGGACACCCAAGACCGCAACCGCGACATCGCCGCCGCCGAAGCTGCATTCGGCAAGGCACGCGAAATGATGGAGAGCGGGGACTATGACCTTGTGGTGATGGATGAGATCAACATCGCCATCCGCTATGAATACCTCAAGATCGAAGACGTGATCGCCGGGCTTGATGCCCGCGACAAACGCACCGCCGTCGTGCTGACAGGCCGCGACGCCCGGCCCGAGCTTTGCGACTATGCCGATCTGGTGACCGAGATGTCAGAGGTGAAACATCCGTTCAAAGCAGGCATCAAAGCGCAGCGCGGCGTCGACTACTAA
- a CDS encoding DMT family transporter, protein MKVDDFSARPALGVGLKITAILLFTCMSAIIKSLADDVPAGESVFFRSFFAIPVILIWLAQRGKLKSGLKTKNPMGHVWRGLFGTTAMGLTFTGLGLLPLPEVTAIGFATPIFTVILAAVLLGEQIRLIRVTAVAMGLVGVMIILWPRFSNIGTMEQTATIGALLILMATMVRSLVQIHIRQLVQNEDTAAIVFYFSCTASLLALCTLPFGWVMPDLQTFGLLVLAGLIGGVAQILITSAYRFGSASMLAPYDYTSMLFAIVLGYVFFAELPTMMMLAGAALVISAGALVIWRERQLGMERGKARSVTDPKA, encoded by the coding sequence ATGAAAGTCGATGATTTCTCCGCCCGCCCCGCCCTTGGCGTCGGGCTGAAGATCACGGCGATTTTGCTCTTTACCTGCATGTCCGCGATCATCAAGTCGCTGGCCGACGACGTGCCGGCGGGCGAGTCGGTCTTCTTCCGCTCTTTCTTTGCCATTCCGGTGATCCTGATCTGGCTGGCACAACGCGGCAAACTGAAAAGCGGGCTCAAGACGAAGAACCCGATGGGCCATGTCTGGCGCGGGCTGTTTGGCACTACTGCGATGGGCCTGACCTTCACTGGCCTTGGCCTGCTGCCCCTGCCAGAGGTCACCGCCATCGGTTTCGCCACGCCGATTTTTACCGTCATCCTTGCCGCCGTGCTGCTGGGCGAGCAGATCCGCCTGATCCGCGTCACCGCCGTCGCGATGGGGCTGGTGGGCGTGATGATCATCCTCTGGCCGCGGTTCAGCAATATCGGCACGATGGAGCAGACGGCCACCATTGGCGCGCTGTTGATCCTGATGGCGACGATGGTGCGCAGCCTTGTGCAGATCCACATTCGCCAGCTGGTGCAGAACGAAGACACCGCCGCGATCGTCTTCTACTTCTCCTGCACCGCGTCGCTGCTGGCCCTTTGCACCCTGCCCTTTGGTTGGGTCATGCCGGATCTGCAAACCTTCGGCCTCTTGGTTCTGGCCGGGCTGATTGGCGGAGTGGCGCAAATTCTGATTACCTCGGCCTATCGCTTTGGCTCGGCTTCGATGCTGGCGCCCTATGACTATACCTCGATGCTTTTCGCCATCGTGCTGGGCTATGTCTTCTTTGCAGAACTGCCGACGATGATGATGCTGGCGGGCGCGGCGCTGGTGATCAGCGCGGGCGCATTGGTGATCTGGCGCGAGCGCCAATTGGGGATGGAGCGCGGCAAGGCGCGGTCTGTTACCGATCCGAAGGCATGA
- the aroC gene encoding chorismate synthase — protein MSINSFGHLYRVTTWGESHGPALGATIDGCPPGVPIDEAMIQQWLDKRKPGQNKYTTQRREADEVRILSGTFEGVTTGTPIQLMIENTDQRSKDYGDIKDKFRPGHADITYFQKYGIRDYRGGGRSSARETAARVAAGGLAREAIKALAPNLKITGYMVQMGPHKIDRDAFDWDQIEHNPFWVPDAKAAGDWAAYLDGLRKSGSSVGAIIEVTARGVPAGIGAPVYGKLDTDLAAAMMSINAVKGVEIGEGMSAAMLTGELNADEITMGPEGPEYSSNHAGGILGGISTGQDVVVRFAVKPTSSILTTRRTITKQGEETEIITKGRHDPCVGIRAVPVGEAMMACVLLDHLLLHRGQIGTNRGRIGPEA, from the coding sequence ATGTCGATCAACAGCTTTGGCCATCTTTACCGGGTCACCACATGGGGCGAGAGCCACGGGCCCGCCCTTGGCGCCACGATTGATGGCTGCCCCCCCGGCGTGCCGATTGACGAAGCGATGATCCAGCAGTGGTTGGACAAGCGCAAACCGGGCCAGAACAAATACACCACGCAGCGGCGTGAAGCGGATGAGGTGCGGATATTATCCGGCACTTTCGAGGGCGTCACCACCGGCACGCCGATCCAACTGATGATCGAAAACACCGATCAGCGCTCGAAAGACTACGGGGATATCAAGGACAAGTTCCGCCCCGGTCACGCCGACATCACCTATTTCCAAAAATACGGCATCCGCGACTATCGCGGGGGTGGGCGTTCCTCGGCGCGCGAGACGGCGGCGCGGGTGGCGGCGGGCGGTCTGGCGCGTGAGGCGATCAAAGCGTTGGCGCCGAACCTGAAAATCACCGGCTATATGGTGCAGATGGGTCCACATAAGATCGACCGGGATGCGTTCGATTGGGACCAGATCGAGCATAACCCGTTTTGGGTACCCGATGCCAAGGCGGCAGGCGACTGGGCCGCGTATCTCGACGGGCTGCGCAAATCGGGCAGCAGCGTCGGTGCAATCATCGAAGTCACCGCGCGCGGCGTGCCTGCGGGGATCGGCGCGCCGGTCTATGGCAAGCTCGACACCGATCTGGCCGCCGCGATGATGAGCATCAATGCCGTCAAAGGCGTGGAAATCGGCGAAGGCATGTCGGCGGCGATGCTGACGGGCGAATTGAACGCCGATGAGATCACCATGGGGCCGGAGGGGCCGGAGTACTCCTCCAACCATGCGGGCGGTATCTTGGGCGGGATCAGCACCGGGCAGGATGTGGTCGTGCGTTTCGCGGTCAAACCGACGTCCAGCATCCTGACCACGCGGCGCACCATCACCAAACAAGGCGAAGAGACCGAGATCATCACCAAGGGCCGCCACGATCCCTGCGTGGGCATCCGGGCGGTGCCCGTGGGCGAGGCGATGATGGCCTGCGTGCTGCTGGATCACCTGCTCCTGCACCGCGGGCAGATCGGAACCAACCGCGGACGGATTGGCCCCGAAGCATGA
- the thiB gene encoding thiamine ABC transporter substrate binding subunit, with amino-acid sequence MKYLTLAAGVMGASAAWAETPELTVYTYDSFVTEWGPGPAIEKGFEAECGCDLKFVGMGDGAALLARLKLEGARSDADIVLGLDTSLVAAAKETELFAPSGLQAEYDLPIIWEDDVFVPYDWGYFAFVHGTDLAAPADFKTLAESDLKIVIQDPRSSTPGLGLLMWVKAAYGDDASEVWAALADNVVTVTKGWSEAYGLFLEGEADMVLSYTTSPAYHLIAEEDDSKTAALFDEGHYMQIEVAGKLAGSDQPELADQFLQYLVSDAAQSVLPTTNWMYPAVTPQDGLPEGFDGMIQPGKALLVPNADVPALREEAVNEWLTALSR; translated from the coding sequence ATGAAGTATCTTACACTTGCTGCGGGCGTCATGGGCGCATCGGCTGCATGGGCGGAGACGCCTGAACTGACAGTCTATACCTACGACAGTTTCGTCACCGAATGGGGCCCCGGCCCGGCCATCGAAAAGGGTTTTGAGGCCGAATGCGGCTGCGATCTGAAATTTGTCGGTATGGGCGATGGCGCGGCCTTGCTGGCACGGCTGAAGCTCGAAGGCGCACGCTCTGACGCGGATATCGTGTTGGGCCTCGACACCAGCCTTGTCGCCGCCGCCAAGGAGACAGAGTTGTTTGCGCCGAGCGGGTTGCAAGCCGAATACGACCTGCCGATCATTTGGGAAGATGACGTATTCGTCCCTTACGACTGGGGCTACTTTGCCTTTGTTCACGGCACCGATCTTGCGGCCCCTGCCGATTTCAAAACGCTGGCCGAGAGCGATTTGAAGATCGTCATCCAAGACCCGCGCTCATCGACCCCCGGTTTGGGCCTGCTGATGTGGGTCAAAGCGGCTTACGGCGACGACGCATCCGAGGTTTGGGCTGCGCTGGCGGATAACGTCGTGACCGTGACCAAAGGCTGGTCCGAAGCTTACGGTCTCTTCCTCGAAGGCGAGGCCGACATGGTGCTGAGCTACACCACATCCCCCGCCTACCACCTGATCGCGGAAGAGGATGACAGCAAGACTGCCGCGCTCTTTGACGAAGGCCACTATATGCAGATCGAAGTGGCGGGGAAACTTGCGGGGTCGGATCAGCCGGAACTGGCGGATCAATTCCTGCAATACCTCGTCTCTGATGCCGCACAGTCGGTGCTGCCGACGACCAACTGGATGTATCCTGCCGTGACGCCTCAGGATGGTCTGCCCGAAGGGTTCGACGGGATGATCCAGCCCGGTAAGGCGCTGTTGGTGCCCAATGCCGATGTACCTGCGCTCCGGGAAGAGGCCGTGAACGAATGGCTGACCGCGCTGTCGCGCTAA
- a CDS encoding thiamine/thiamine pyrophosphate ABC transporter permease ThiP — translation MADRAVALSNKTGLFAAALVAGLILAALVAIFMAADVAAGLGAADWAAVRFTVTQAVWSAVLSVLLAVPVARALARRRFWGRGALITLLGAPFVLPVIVAVLGLLTVFGRSGVLNQFGAALGLPSVSIYGLHGVVLAHVFFNLPLATRLLLQGWQSIPSERFRLAGQLQMTPRALFLTLEWPMLRQVLPGVAALIFVICLTSFAVALTLGGGPRATTIELAIYQAFRFDFDLGLAALLSVVQLVLAGTAAVAALWLIPPISMGGGLDSPLRRWDARGGGQRVLDGVVIMLAALFLLLPLGAVMLRGLVGLGQLPPSVWQATLNSVLVVGLSVAVLALLALPMAGWIATRRRGGVEAIGLMGLAASPLMIGTGWFILINPVLDPARLSLPVTALVNALMALPFVLRILVPRLREMLQDFGPLTQTLGMRGWALWRLLVLPRLRPQLGFAAGLTGALSVGDLGVIALFADQDRATLPLQMYRLMGAYRMEAAAGAALLLLVLALAVFFICDKWGRWHADA, via the coding sequence ATGGCTGACCGCGCTGTCGCGCTAAGCAACAAGACGGGGCTTTTCGCCGCCGCTCTGGTCGCGGGCTTGATCCTCGCCGCCTTGGTCGCCATTTTCATGGCGGCCGATGTGGCGGCGGGGCTGGGGGCCGCGGATTGGGCGGCGGTGCGTTTTACCGTCACGCAGGCGGTGTGGTCGGCGGTGTTGTCCGTTCTGCTCGCGGTACCGGTCGCGCGGGCCTTGGCACGGCGGCGGTTCTGGGGGCGGGGGGCGTTGATTACGCTACTCGGCGCGCCTTTTGTCCTGCCGGTGATCGTGGCGGTGCTGGGGCTACTGACGGTCTTTGGCCGTTCGGGCGTGCTCAACCAGTTTGGTGCGGCTCTAGGCCTGCCGTCGGTGTCGATCTACGGGCTGCACGGCGTGGTTCTGGCCCATGTTTTCTTTAACCTTCCATTGGCGACACGGCTTTTGCTGCAAGGCTGGCAAAGCATCCCGTCCGAGCGGTTTCGGCTGGCCGGACAGCTACAGATGACGCCCCGCGCGCTGTTTCTGACGCTTGAATGGCCGATGTTGCGGCAGGTGTTGCCCGGGGTGGCGGCGCTGATTTTCGTGATTTGCCTAACGAGTTTTGCCGTGGCGTTGACGCTGGGCGGCGGACCGCGTGCGACGACGATTGAACTGGCGATCTATCAGGCGTTTCGGTTTGATTTTGATCTGGGCCTCGCCGCGCTATTATCGGTAGTGCAGCTTGTTCTGGCTGGCACTGCGGCGGTTGCGGCGCTTTGGCTTATTCCGCCGATCAGTATGGGCGGCGGATTGGACAGCCCCCTGCGCCGCTGGGATGCGCGGGGCGGAGGGCAACGGGTGTTGGATGGGGTGGTAATTATGCTCGCTGCCTTGTTTTTGCTGCTGCCTCTAGGGGCTGTGATGCTGCGCGGGTTGGTTGGTTTAGGACAACTGCCGCCTTCGGTTTGGCAGGCCACGTTGAACAGCGTTCTGGTAGTGGGGTTGAGCGTGGCGGTGCTGGCCCTGCTGGCGCTGCCGATGGCGGGTTGGATCGCCACCCGGCGGCGCGGCGGGGTGGAGGCGATTGGCTTGATGGGCCTCGCCGCCTCGCCGCTGATGATCGGCACGGGGTGGTTCATTCTGATCAACCCCGTACTTGACCCGGCGCGGCTGAGCCTGCCGGTCACGGCCTTGGTCAACGCGCTCATGGCGCTGCCTTTTGTGCTGCGCATTCTGGTGCCCCGCCTTCGCGAGATGTTGCAGGATTTTGGCCCGCTGACGCAGACCCTCGGCATGAGAGGTTGGGCGCTGTGGCGTCTGCTGGTCTTGCCGCGTTTGCGCCCGCAACTGGGCTTTGCCGCCGGGCTGACCGGGGCGCTGTCGGTGGGGGATCTCGGCGTGATCGCGCTGTTCGCCGATCAGGACCGTGCGACACTGCCGTTGCAAATGTACCGTTTGATGGGCGCCTACCGGATGGAGGCCGCAGCAGGCGCGGCGCTGTTACTGCTGGTCTTGGCGCTGGCGGTGTTTTTCATCTGCGACAAATGGGGGCGCTGGCATGCTGACGCTTGA
- a CDS encoding ATP-binding cassette domain-containing protein — protein sequence MLTLEEMRIERGDFSLTADMTLAQGRSYAVIGPSGSGKSTLLAAICGFVPVAAGRLLREGEEITDQHPGQRGMTMLFQDNNLFPHLTVRQNVGLGLRPDLRLKAADREKIDVALARVGLSDHAAKRPGALSGGQQSRVALARVLVQARPWVLLDEPFAALGPALRIEMLDLVQDLARETGAGLIMVTHAPDDVRRIADEVIFVEGGRAHAPGPAAELLGNPPPALRAYLG from the coding sequence ATGCTGACGCTTGAAGAGATGCGCATTGAGCGGGGCGATTTCAGCCTCACGGCCGACATGACGCTGGCGCAGGGGCGCAGCTACGCGGTGATCGGCCCCTCGGGGTCGGGCAAATCGACCCTGCTGGCGGCGATCTGTGGGTTTGTGCCGGTGGCGGCGGGGCGGTTGTTGCGGGAGGGGGAGGAGATCACGGATCAGCATCCCGGCCAGCGCGGCATGACGATGCTGTTTCAGGATAATAACCTGTTCCCACATCTTACTGTGCGTCAGAACGTCGGCCTTGGACTGCGCCCCGATCTTCGGTTGAAAGCGGCGGATCGAGAGAAAATTGATGTGGCCCTCGCGCGGGTGGGGCTCAGCGATCACGCCGCGAAACGCCCCGGGGCGCTGTCGGGCGGACAGCAAAGTCGCGTGGCGCTGGCGCGGGTGCTGGTGCAGGCGCGGCCTTGGGTGCTGTTGGATGAGCCCTTTGCCGCACTCGGCCCGGCGCTGCGGATTGAGATGCTCGACCTCGTCCAAGACCTCGCCCGCGAGACCGGGGCGGGGTTGATCATGGTGACCCATGCACCGGATGACGTGCGCCGCATCGCGGATGAGGTGATCTTTGTCGAAGGCGGGCGCGCCCATGCGCCGGGGCCGGCTGCGGAATTGCTGGGCAACCCGCCCCCGGCCCTGCGCGCCTATCTCGGCTAG
- a CDS encoding 6,7-dimethyl-8-ribityllumazine synthase: protein MTQQRSARFAFVRASWHADIVDRAYDGFTEVIDAAQVDSFAVPGAFELPLMAQRLAKTGRYDAVICAAFVVDGGIYRHDFVAQTVVDGLMRVGLDCDLPVLSVSLTPHHYQETDHHNAIYRDHFVTKGREAAQAALGMTETLKAFSLKENAPEISKISAA from the coding sequence ATGACACAACAACGTTCCGCCCGTTTCGCCTTTGTGCGTGCAAGCTGGCATGCGGATATCGTCGACCGCGCCTATGACGGGTTTACCGAAGTTATCGACGCCGCGCAGGTGGACAGCTTTGCCGTTCCCGGTGCCTTTGAACTGCCGCTCATGGCGCAGCGTCTGGCCAAGACGGGCCGCTACGACGCGGTGATCTGCGCGGCCTTCGTGGTGGATGGCGGCATCTACCGCCATGACTTCGTGGCGCAGACGGTGGTCGATGGGCTGATGCGCGTGGGGCTGGACTGCGACCTACCGGTGCTGTCGGTCTCGCTCACTCCGCATCATTATCAGGAAACCGACCACCACAATGCGATCTACCGGGATCACTTCGTCACCAAAGGACGCGAGGCTGCTCAAGCAGCTCTTGGCATGACCGAAACGTTGAAGGCGTTTTCTTTAAAAGAAAACGCCCCGGAAATTTCAAAAATTTCCGCCGCCTAG
- a CDS encoding FMN-binding negative transcriptional regulator — MHPNPIYRKEGRDRNLAFARDIGFGVLAINGAEGPLMAHVPFILNVAGDLAELHLVRSNPIARALKSPQPVRLAVTGADSYVSPDWYGIEDQVPTWNYVAVHLTGMLEMRPAKELPDLLARQSAVYEARLAPKTPWKLDKMTPEARDKMLRMIVPCQIRVTGIDGTWKLGQNKDVAVRLAAADQVAAHGFGTEPTVIAALMRGL, encoded by the coding sequence ATGCACCCCAATCCGATCTACCGCAAAGAGGGCCGCGACCGGAACCTTGCCTTTGCCCGTGACATCGGCTTTGGCGTCTTGGCGATCAACGGGGCAGAGGGACCGCTGATGGCGCATGTGCCCTTCATTCTGAACGTTGCCGGGGATCTGGCAGAGCTGCATCTGGTGCGCTCGAACCCCATCGCGAGGGCGCTGAAGAGCCCGCAGCCGGTGCGATTGGCGGTGACCGGGGCCGACAGCTATGTGTCTCCGGATTGGTACGGGATCGAAGATCAAGTGCCGACATGGAACTATGTCGCCGTGCATCTAACCGGGATGCTTGAGATGCGCCCGGCGAAGGAACTGCCCGACCTGCTGGCGCGGCAATCGGCGGTCTATGAGGCGCGGCTTGCGCCCAAGACCCCGTGGAAATTGGACAAGATGACCCCCGAGGCGCGAGACAAGATGCTGCGCATGATCGTCCCCTGTCAGATCCGCGTCACCGGAATCGACGGCACATGGAAGCTGGGCCAGAACAAGGATGTGGCCGTGCGTCTTGCGGCGGCGGATCAGGTGGCGGCGCATGGGTTTGGAACGGAACCGACAGTGATAGCTGCGTTGATGCGCGGCCTTTGA
- a CDS encoding glutathione S-transferase, protein MKLFYSPTSPYVRKVMVLLHETGQLDDVALEPTSGTPLAPAEGFAARNPLTKVPALERLDGCTLYDSRVICAYLDDRAGAGLYPQGASRWDTLTLEATADGMLDAALAMVYEGKLRPEDKRMSEWVEGQWGKVERACKTLNNQWAAHLAGPLDMGQIAVGCALGYIDFRHGARDWRAGNPDLAAWFDAFDSRPAMTHTVPPQ, encoded by the coding sequence GTGAAACTATTCTATTCTCCAACCTCGCCCTATGTCCGCAAGGTCATGGTGCTGCTGCATGAGACCGGCCAGCTTGATGATGTCGCGCTGGAGCCGACCTCGGGCACACCATTGGCCCCGGCCGAGGGCTTTGCCGCGCGCAATCCGCTGACCAAAGTACCCGCGCTGGAGCGGCTAGACGGATGCACGCTCTATGACAGCCGGGTGATCTGCGCCTACCTGGATGACCGCGCCGGCGCGGGGCTCTACCCTCAAGGCGCAAGCAGGTGGGACACTTTGACGCTGGAGGCCACGGCGGATGGGATGCTCGATGCCGCTCTCGCCATGGTCTACGAAGGCAAGCTGCGCCCCGAAGACAAACGCATGTCGGAATGGGTCGAGGGCCAGTGGGGCAAGGTTGAGCGGGCCTGTAAAACACTGAACAACCAATGGGCTGCGCATCTCGCTGGGCCTTTGGACATGGGGCAGATCGCGGTTGGCTGCGCCTTGGGTTATATCGATTTCCGCCATGGCGCGCGGGATTGGCGGGCCGGAAACCCCGATCTGGCAGCTTGGTTCGATGCCTTTGATTCGCGCCCTGCAATGACCCATACAGTGCCGCCGCAGTAA
- the petA gene encoding ubiquinol-cytochrome c reductase iron-sulfur subunit — MSQAEEHAGTRRDFLYYATAGTGAVAVGAAVWPLVNQMNPSADVKALSSIRVDVSGVEVGTQLTVKWLGKPVFIRRRTEAEIEEANSVDVSSLPDPIAQNANLGGDVPATDANRALDENGEWLVQMGVCTHLGCVPLGDAGDFGGWFCPCHGSHYDTAGRIRKGPAPRNLPVPVAEFVDESTIKLG; from the coding sequence GTGTCCCAAGCAGAAGAACACGCAGGCACCCGGAGGGATTTCCTGTATTACGCGACAGCCGGTACAGGTGCCGTCGCCGTTGGTGCCGCCGTCTGGCCTTTGGTCAACCAGATGAACCCCTCTGCCGATGTAAAGGCGCTGTCGTCCATTCGTGTGGATGTGTCCGGCGTTGAAGTCGGGACGCAGCTGACCGTGAAATGGCTGGGCAAGCCGGTGTTCATTCGCCGCCGCACAGAGGCCGAGATCGAAGAAGCAAACTCTGTAGACGTGTCCAGCCTGCCGGACCCCATCGCGCAGAACGCGAACCTTGGCGGCGATGTGCCTGCCACGGACGCCAACCGCGCCTTGGACGAAAATGGCGAGTGGCTGGTTCAGATGGGCGTTTGTACGCACCTTGGCTGTGTGCCTTTGGGCGATGCTGGCGACTTTGGCGGCTGGTTCTGCCCCTGCCACGGGTCGCATTACGATACCGCGGGCCGCATCCGTAAAGGGCCGGCCCCGCGCAACTTGCCGGTGCCTGTCGCCGAATTCGTGGACGAGTCCACGATCAAACTGGGTTAA
- the petB gene encoding cytochrome b, translating to MSGIPHDHYEPNSNGEKWLHRRLPIVGLLYDTLMIPTPKNLNWMWIWGIVLTFCLALQIITGIVLVMHYTPHVDLAFASVEHIMRDVNGGYMIRYLHMNGASLFFIAVYAHIFRGLYYGSYKAPREITWIIGMLIYLLMMATGFMGYVLPWGQMSFWGATVITGLFGAIPFIGEGLQTFLLGGPAVDNATLNRFFSLHYLLPFVIAGLVVLHIWAFHTTGNNNPTGVEVRRTSKEDAKKDTLPFWPYFVIKDLFALAVILTLFFAVVGFMPNYLGHPDNYIEANALATPAHIVPEWYFLPFYAILRAFTSEVWVVQIASFVTGGIIDAKFFGVLAMFGAIAVMALVPWLDTSSVRSGRYRPMFKWWFALLVIDFFALMWLGAMPAEEPYATFSLIAAAYWFAYFLVILPLLGVIEKPLAQPETIEADFDAHYAPKAGGTKTLVNPAE from the coding sequence ATGTCTGGAATTCCTCACGACCATTACGAGCCGAATTCGAACGGCGAAAAGTGGCTGCACCGCCGCCTTCCCATCGTTGGCCTGTTGTACGACACATTGATGATCCCCACGCCCAAGAACCTGAACTGGATGTGGATCTGGGGCATCGTGCTGACCTTCTGTCTGGCACTGCAAATCATCACCGGCATCGTGCTGGTCATGCATTACACGCCGCATGTCGATCTGGCCTTCGCCTCGGTCGAGCACATCATGCGTGACGTGAACGGCGGCTATATGATCCGCTACCTGCATATGAACGGCGCGTCGCTGTTCTTTATCGCGGTTTATGCGCACATCTTCCGCGGTCTTTACTACGGCTCCTACAAAGCACCGCGTGAGATCACATGGATCATCGGCATGTTGATCTACTTGCTGATGATGGCCACCGGCTTTATGGGCTACGTGCTGCCTTGGGGGCAGATGTCCTTCTGGGGTGCCACGGTTATTACGGGCCTCTTTGGCGCGATCCCCTTCATCGGTGAGGGTCTTCAGACCTTCCTGCTGGGTGGGCCTGCCGTTGATAACGCGACGCTGAACCGCTTCTTCTCGCTGCACTATCTGCTGCCCTTCGTGATTGCGGGCCTTGTGGTTCTCCACATCTGGGCCTTCCACACGACTGGCAACAACAACCCCACTGGGGTCGAAGTGCGCCGCACCTCGAAAGAAGACGCCAAGAAAGACACGCTGCCGTTTTGGCCCTACTTCGTGATCAAGGACCTCTTCGCGCTGGCCGTGATCTTGACGCTGTTCTTCGCCGTCGTCGGCTTCATGCCAAACTATCTGGGCCACCCGGACAACTACATCGAAGCCAACGCTCTGGCGACGCCTGCGCATATCGTGCCGGAATGGTACTTCCTGCCCTTCTACGCGATCCTGCGGGCCTTCACCTCTGAGGTTTGGGTTGTGCAAATCGCGTCCTTCGTGACCGGTGGCATCATCGACGCCAAGTTCTTCGGCGTGTTGGCGATGTTCGGTGCGATTGCGGTTATGGCGCTGGTGCCATGGCTCGACACCTCCTCCGTACGTTCGGGCCGTTACCGTCCGATGTTCAAATGGTGGTTCGCCCTGCTGGTGATCGACTTCTTCGCCCTGATGTGGCTGGGCGCGATGCCTGCGGAGGAGCCCTATGCGACCTTCTCGTTGATCGCGGCAGCCTATTGGTTCGCCTACTTCCTCGTCATCCTGCCCCTTTTGGGCGTGATCGAGAAGCCGCTGGCGCAGCCTGAAACCATCGAAGCCGACTTTGACGCGCATTATGCGCCCAAGGCAGGCGGCACCAAGACGCTTGTGAACCCGGCGGAATAA